TACCAGGCTTTGCATATCAATACAAACAAGCAAACAtcagaatatataaatataaatatgcaTGTGTCAGGTCGATACCAGAATGGCAATGCCTTATTTGACATGCAATAAACAGCAATACAGTTCAATGAGAAACCACAGTATCAAGACATTTCAATTAATTCCCGAGCTCTACAGGCTCAAAGCCTTTTTCAATTGATGCCTTGACTGCATCTAATACTAGCTGCGTTTTCCTACTGATGGTTGGCCACTTCTTCTCAGGTTTCGAGCCCTTCACTTTGATAGTTTCTACCAAACTAGAAAATTCCTTCACCATGAGAGCCTCCTGAGGAAGATCTGTGGTGACAATTTGCTTACTTGGCGGCGGTTCCCATCCTGACACAAGTTCATTGAACCAGCACTCAGAACCCGCAGAAAAATAAGCCTCCTTTTCTTGAAAAGGAACGACAAAATCATGAAGATGTAAAGTTCCCTTCGTCCCAATAGCAGTTATATCCATGGTCAAATGTGACAAGAAAGAGCAGTGAAAGGTGGCTACTTTCCCATCATCCCAGTGTAGAGAAGCACCACAAGATAAAATCACTCCTGCATCATTTAATACTGCTCCATGCAAGGCTATTACTGTTTTAGGCAACTCATAGTCAGCAACCCACAGGATTGACCTTATGCAATACCACCCAGCATCTCCAAGAGCACCATGTGCATCAAGATCTGGCTTGACACGAATGTCATTCTTAAGAAAATCGGGATCAGCAGCAAATGTAAAGATGGTTTGTATCTGCAGATCCAAAACTGATTGTCTtagaaagctaaaataaaaaaatcttcaaaaatgaaattatttatcAGCAGCTGACATTAATGCCTTAACCCTGATTATTTGCCACCTACATTGAACAGAAACTTTGGCATGGGAGCCACCCATAACCACATTAAATACGCTAGTTCTCACATGCTTACTAAAAATGCATGCAAAACTTCACGAAGCATCAGAAATTTGAAAGTAACTAATTAACTTCAAAAACATGCCCCGTACTTCTTTGATAGACATCAGATGTGCCCTTAACAGTAGGATCTGACCGTTTAACTAATATAAGAAATATTATTGTATGCTAGTGTTTCCAATTGAGACATCCAGAGTTCAAACcaaccaaccccccccccccccccccacccccacaacCCCAGGCggttgtaactattgaatttatcaaaaaacaGCCACATAGAATCACTATTATATTTACCATATCATTTAGACAAAttcattacaattttttttttctcctaaaccttttttttatttaatcctATACTCTTACTTGTATTAAACATGATTACTTAAAAGGAGTAATCAGTGAAATGAGCAGCAGAAATCTGGTTAAAACTTCTTATAGACACATTGCATCATCAAGGCGGCCATAAAATTCAATCTCTTGCATTAGAGGACCAGGAACTCATAGAGTCATCTTATCCAACATCTAAACCAATTCTCTGCTACTCTATGTCAGATTTTTCCCTTCTACACAGGATAAAGGTAGAAAACTTTGCAGAAGCCTCAACACCAAAGGTtcaatcataatatatattcaaGACTTTTTAAGATAACTAGAAACAAGTTTTCCATCTCATTTAGAATTTCCAAGTTTTAGTTTTACAATTTCATTAGCAGACAAGATTGCCTACAAATTGCACACACACCCATTTTGATGATGGTAAGAGTGGTAGTAGAGTTGGAAGCTATAAAAGAGAACCAAAGCTATGCTCCACACAATGAAGGCCATACATAGCATTAAGTCTCTTCAGGGACATCAGATGCTTTTTGAAACTAATAATCATTAAAGACACCAAGGGGGTGGAATCCAAGTACAAGCCCAGCAAAGCAGAGTCTATCTTGTTCTGTTGCTTGCTTATTCATTAGTAGCATATTCGCACATGCCTGAGCATGTATCAAAGTCTGttttcacagagagagagagagaggtggaaATTGCAGTGAAGTCAGTTAAAAGAATGAAGTTAATTCATCTTGGGTCATCTCGCATCTAAGACTTCTTCTAGgaatttacatatatataataaaataaaaatttcttataGGTATTCATTAGTGTCTTCATAAATATATCTAGCCCCAAAACCCCTGGAGAACCCCATGCATCAAAAAACGAGAAGACCTAAAACTCCCCTTGCAGCGAGAGGAAGCATCCATATGTCCAGTGAATTTATTATGGCAAGCCCACTAACACAAGGTCACAAGCAAGACCTCCAAAATTTCCACACCCTGACACTGCAATACCGCATAATTAACTGCAGAAACCTTAACATctgaaattttatgtttttagaaaAGGGGGGATCGGCAACATAATCTACAATATTCCATACAACTCCTTCATAAATAACAAGCTCTTATTGTTTAGATTCcctacattttaaaattttctgtgcGTTTTAGCGGGGTATACTTCCTGCATACCCACATTCCAAAGAGAAGATGTAatcatttttggtttttaataaaatcagtCATTCCACTAGCTTGTTGGTAAGGTCCATTTGGGCAACATCAGAACAGTGAGATATGGAAGGTCATCCCTCATTGCTTGATGTGGTGCCTAGGGTGGGAAAGAAATGCTACAAACTTTGAAGAATGTGAGAAGACAACTTTAGATctgaaattgaattttctaagaaTTATTGCTTGAATGGTTGTCGGCATTATGATGTTCCTTGTCAAACTTATTAAAGTTAATCGATCATTGTGACTTTAGAGCTTAGTTGTGATGTACATCTAGCATACATCCTGTGTACCTGGTGCAttctattattttctaataaaacatattacttatcaaaaaaataaaatcattcattacctatcacaaaaaaaatagtaacaagCTTTCATTGTTGTTGCAATACAATTGTGATTAAATGATTATCAAAATCCTCCATTTTTACCTTTAGCTCCAAGATATTACATTAAAAAGTGCTAGAATGCTTTAGTATACAACGATACAAGCTGATTAGTATTCCGTCATATTTTAGGTTTTCAACAGCTTTGTCACTATAATCTGAGGACAAGGAAGAGGAGCCATCTCTCATGTTACCTATATTAGTACAGTTAGTAGCATAACATCCATTATCATTTGCACTCATTCAATATTTTCACACGCAATTAGTGTTGTTAGCAGACATATGGTTAATCCTGATAAAGAACGTTGACAAGCTGTGAAATAGATCTCTCAATATTTGAGAAGTACTATGACTATTGACTTGGTAAATGAAGAGATTCTAGTGACAGTAAAGCAGTGTTGCTAGATTTGTCAATTCTAACAATGCTGATGATTCGTATGAGAGAAGACAGCTAATAAGAAATACTTTCAAACTTTCTAGTTATGCCATTAGTTAGAAGGTGGCATTACAGTTGACAATTGCTTTGTCTATCATAGATGCAGAGTATATGACAACgacaaaaacattaaaagaagCTATTTGATTAAAATGTTTGATTGGTGATATCaattttgtgattgttgtatTTTCTTCTAGCCAGGGCTCCAAgcattcaaatataaaagaattGTTGATGTGACTTAAAAGTTGGAAGGGTACATAGATTACCAAGCACCACACTCGCACCATATCAATGCCCTTTTGTATGTCGATTCACCAATTTAACAaacacctatatatatatatatatatatatacatatatatatgtgtgtgtggccATGCTTTAGTTCTTTTACACACAAATTTTAGTTTCGCATGCCGTAATTAGAGATTCAGGCTAGGAATATCTTGTGATGTGCTAATTGTGGGTGAGAAAGAGCTCTTTGGGAATCTTTGAGCTTTTAGAT
This DNA window, taken from Quercus robur chromosome 2, dhQueRobu3.1, whole genome shotgun sequence, encodes the following:
- the LOC126713550 gene encoding uncharacterized oxidoreductase At4g09670; this translates as MADAAIRFGIIGCAEIARKVSRAITLAPNAKLAAVGSRSYEKAARFAAENNFPSDAKIYGSYEAVLDDPNVDAVYVPLPTSLHVRWAVLAAQKKKHVLLEKPVALNAVEFDAIVEACESNGVQFMDGTMWMHNPRTAKMKEFLSDNQRFGLPKSIQTIFTFAADPDFLKNDIRVKPDLDAHGALGDAGWYCIRSILWVADYELPKTVIALHGAVLNDAGVILSCGASLHWDDGKVATFHCSFLSHLTMDITAIGTKGTLHLHDFVVPFQEKEAYFSAGSECWFNELVSGWEPPPSKQIVTTDLPQEALMVKEFSSLVETIKVKGSKPEKKWPTISRKTQLVLDAVKASIEKGFEPVELGN